In the genome of Synchiropus splendidus isolate RoL2022-P1 chromosome 2, RoL_Sspl_1.0, whole genome shotgun sequence, the window GCTCGCATGAACCGCATGAATTaagatttatattcatttaccTACCTAATTCATTGAGCTTCATCTTCATGACTGCAGTCTCATTTGCACGATTGAAGTCAATGTTGGCCATCTTTCCAGAATTGTCTGtaagtgagaagaaaagagaaaagtttGTCACTTTATAACTGACTGTGGTCTGCATCTGAAAGAAAAATTCAGAAGTCCCGTTCAGGGTTTGCCACAGCTTCCTCCTCCCCACACACACTGAGCTCTTCATGTCTGCATTTACAAAGACTTTACCTTCTTTTCTGAAGGAATGTTATGCGTGATAAACAAAAATATGCATTTTGGATCATTTCAGTCCTTTTTAATGGCTGCATTTGTTTACAGAAAccaagaattgaaaaaaaaaaaaaaaaaaacacttttctttgTAACTTTCAGTAGCATTTCTTTCTGTATCTTATCAGAGACAACAAGCAGCAACAGAAATACTCACATATACGAAGGGAAACATTGAGACCGACTTGTAGGAGACACAGGAGTCCAAACGCCACAGCGAGGCCCTTGTAGTAACTCTGCCCTTTGTTGGAGAAGatttacaaaacaataaacatcaaGCAGCTTGTCCTCTCACGTCGCCAcattaaaacaatacaaactATCACAGTTCATAATCGTTCAAAGGAGTGCTTTTTCTTACCAGGCGCTGCAGTAGTTGACCCTGGGGAGAAAGTTTCAGGCATGTCGTTGTATTCTGTTGCTATTCTGATGCTTTCTTCACGAACCACCTCTGCCATGCTAATCTTCTCAGGCAGTCACAACTTTATCAGACGGTTCTGCATGTTCAAGTTCCTTCTTCTATTGCTGCCTCACTGTAGCACCTGCCCCCTTCTTGAAACTCATCCTTCCACCAATGATCTGTTATACAATCAGAAACCTTCCAAAAACTTATGAAGAATTCaatccatttaaaaatatatattttccatctgattttctttcttttgaatgGTTGTTTGTTCTTGACGTGCATTGATGCAAGACATTACTCACTGCATCTGAGAAGCCTGAGGAGACAATCCATTGTTGTGGATCTGCTTTATGTCATGAAGTGTTAGTGTTGATGTTTCATTTCCGCACTTCAACTTCAAAATAGAAATACTCATCTGTTTGGATGATTAAAACAAGTCCGCACAACAATATGTCCTGAAAATACATTACAGCCgcttaaaaaaagatatttgaGTTGAGATTCCTACATTCATCAAACCAAAATGTGTATCTACTAATGAAGGTTTTCTCTCTCATCCATTGTTGCTGACTGTATATGACAAtgtatgacaaatatatttaatatgaaatatatgaataaaatacatgttggtCGATCACGTCAAATTCACAGTTTGGGGCAAACTTGAGTGTCTTGGTGGAGGTATGTGTTGTACCAGTGCCTTTCTATTAAAGGTTGGTTCGTCCATGAGTCGCAGCTGCGCTGCACTTGGGGCtcttcttcccacacacactcgcagccaagaagccggtcaaattcgcaactttgagttgtttttaaacctgatgcgacttgaccacacacctgcaCGACAGAATGATTGTGTTCCTTGTCGGACCCACGACGTCAAAGactgagctaacagagctaacagtgcTAACAGATAGTTGGataaaaacttcatacagcacCAAATAGATGctttccaaaatgtgaagagggaaagaataattgtagttatgaagcaagctgaggcaaagaatctaagatttgtctggaaattctccAAACAAGAAGTTCTTTGGCCTAAATTgccagaaacttgcaagttagtTTCAAAAATGCAAGTGCAATTGTGATAACGTCTAAACAGTTACTTAAAACACATATTAATCCTGATGTAGTTTTTCCATATTGCCCATCACGTTCTGTCGACActtttaaacaaacacattttctgctatttgtttctgcaaatgacATGCCAAAACAGCAGAGTGTCATTTGCAAAAggttttcacaaattaaaagggaattTCTACAAAATGTTCGACTAAGCGCACAATGTTCCTTTAGTGGTGAGCCTTGGGATATTTTCGTTGAATGAAGGGCTAGAAAAGCGGTTGGAAAACCCTGCTCTGAGTAATCTGTGTCCCATAGATTTAGACATAGACATAGataatcatttttattgaagcgtgaagcgaattgttcgaaatctgactcgaaaaagaaataatgcgttccaagccttaaaatagtcttttgtaggagtgaatgtagagtgtctgctgcaggtgcgctgttcgtctatgtgtgtggccgctgcatgtgggaggggttgccgagtgagtgacgtctctccagaagtgaagaggtgcccggtgcgtgtccagctctgaatgtgcgcttctgtgcagtttggctgtgacaaagtcataaaccaagtaacgctctgtcccagactcgcctcatccctgtccgagcttcGAACTcggatttgttcgaattccaggacaTACGAAAACCAAGTTACCACTGTACTCGCATTGCTTGACATGAGACCTGAAAATAGCTAACACATTCCCTTATATTTGTTAAGGAATTGAGTCATGGAAAATGTtctcaaaatgtaaaaaatgtgcatCTATAATCAGAATTTATAATAAGCTCGCCCACTTTAAATCTGCAGCAAAATTTGTTCATGTATAAATGTTCACTCATCTTTGTTGGGCTTGTCATACATAAATTCAACTCACATGACTTTGTTTATGGAGAGTGGAAGAGATTTATCAGAAACAGCAGATGTTACATACATGCTTTGTGATGTACATTCAAAAATGTCATTcactttggtgtgtgtgtgatatgtgTTACATCATCTCACAAATGCTTGTACAAAAATATAttacaagacaaaaataattgCTGCAAAAAACATCTCTTGCCgcaaatattatgaaaaatgaaatgctgaAACAAATCCATTCATGCTCCGCAAATCCCTCTGTGAGTTGTTCAGAAGCATGATTGAAACAGCAAGTTTCACTCTAGATAACAGTGGACTATTGAGGTGGGACAGACAGTGATGCTCCAGAAGCAAAGGAATATATTTGTTACAGGAAATTTATACTCTTCTCACAGATCCAAAATTTCTCAATTTGACAATCAGCATCATTCCAGCTTTTTCCTACAGGACGgttatttatttcagtgcagTTTTCTTTTCCATCAACATCATTGGGCTCTCCAAGGGACCAGAAGCTGAAACCACAGCaggaaaatgtgtcatttgattaaaaaaaagtgtgtacatttgtgtgtgCGTACCTTATGTTCAGCGGAGTCCCGTCCACCCAAACCCACTGCCCGTTGTCCTGCCGTTGACTCAgtccaatccatgtgatctttACAAATTTATTCATGAACTCCTAAAAAAGTTCAAGggaaacattttattatcatcACCCTTGAGTTCAGTTGTTACTCGTGACAGACCTGCTCTTCTTTGCTGTTGATGACCACCAGGTCTGCACCTCTTTCAACACAGAAGTTTCTGCTGTCAAACCAGGATTTCTTAACTGGTGACACGTAGTAGACACTGGGGCGGATATACAGCCAGCCTTGTTGGAAATACTCATCTGTTTGGATCATTAAAACAAGTCCTCATAACAATATGTCCTTATGATGGTAAGAAAATACATTACGGCTGCTTAAAAAAGATTATATTGAGTTCAGATTCCCACATTCATCTAACCAAAATGTCTATCTACAAATGAAGAGAATAATTTGATAATAGTTTACCTACCTAAGGAATCAAGCTTTATCTTCACGTCTGCGCACTCATTTTTAATATCAGGAGTCTTTCCAGAATAGTCTGTAAGTGGAAAGAA includes:
- the LOC128754582 gene encoding CD209 antigen-like protein E isoform X2 encodes the protein MVRKEHLTMAADYINVPETSTRRSTTAASDYSGKTPDIKNECADVKIKLDSLDEYFQQGWLYIRPSVYYVSPVKKSWFDSRNFCVERGADLVVINSKEEQEFMNKFVKITWIGLSQRQDNGQWVWVDGTPLNISFWSLGEPNDVDGKENCTEINNRPVGKSWNDADCQIEKFWICEKSINFL
- the LOC128754582 gene encoding CD209 antigen-like protein E isoform X1, whose protein sequence is MVRKEHLTMAADYINVPETSTRRSTTAASGANYYKGIAVAFGLLCVLQVGLNVSLRIVGHYSGKTPDIKNECADVKIKLDSLDEYFQQGWLYIRPSVYYVSPVKKSWFDSRNFCVERGADLVVINSKEEQEFMNKFVKITWIGLSQRQDNGQWVWVDGTPLNISFWSLGEPNDVDGKENCTEINNRPVGKSWNDADCQIEKFWICEKSINFL